A part of Melittangium boletus DSM 14713 genomic DNA contains:
- a CDS encoding polysaccharide deacetylase family protein gives MARRLASISVDLDSLPHYCRIQGLPESLLDARARGLVYSTAVPRLRALFSEVGVPGTFFAIGEDVEADPSAARALGEAHAAGVEVASHSFSHDYALTRRTPAFIHEDLRRADAVLEAATGVRPVGFRAPGYTLNAALYAACLERGYLYGSSAFPAVPYYSAKAAVMGALAMLGRPSRAVLDSPRVLLAPTVPYRPEPTRPYSRGSGAVLELPMTLVPGMRFPFIGTFVTSLPWPAVHAAYRACRGSPFFNLELHAVDVLDADDGIPPALVRQQRDLRVPVARKLERLRALFTWLRDDYDVVTLRDAASQLASTV, from the coding sequence ATGGCGCGGCGGCTCGCTTCCATCTCCGTCGACCTGGACTCGCTGCCGCACTACTGCCGCATCCAGGGACTGCCCGAATCGCTGCTCGACGCGAGGGCTCGGGGGCTCGTGTACTCCACGGCGGTGCCCCGGTTGCGCGCGTTGTTCTCGGAGGTGGGTGTTCCAGGCACCTTCTTCGCCATCGGAGAGGACGTGGAGGCGGACCCCTCGGCCGCCCGAGCCCTTGGCGAGGCGCACGCGGCGGGGGTGGAGGTGGCCAGCCACAGCTTCTCGCATGACTACGCGCTGACGCGCCGGACGCCCGCGTTCATCCACGAGGACCTGCGGCGCGCGGACGCGGTGCTCGAGGCGGCCACGGGCGTGCGGCCGGTGGGCTTTCGCGCCCCGGGCTACACGCTCAACGCGGCCCTGTACGCGGCGTGCCTGGAGCGGGGCTACCTCTACGGCTCCTCGGCGTTCCCCGCCGTGCCCTACTACTCCGCGAAGGCGGCGGTGATGGGGGCCCTGGCGATGCTCGGGCGTCCCTCTCGGGCGGTGCTGGACTCGCCCCGGGTGCTGCTCGCGCCGACGGTGCCCTACCGGCCGGAGCCGACGCGGCCCTACTCCCGAGGCTCGGGCGCGGTGCTGGAGTTGCCCATGACGCTCGTGCCCGGCATGCGCTTCCCCTTCATCGGCACCTTCGTCACCTCGCTGCCCTGGCCCGCCGTCCACGCCGCCTACCGCGCCTGCCGGGGCTCGCCCTTCTTCAACCTGGAGTTGCACGCGGTGGATGTGCTCGACGCCGACGACGGCATTCCTCCCGCGCTCGTGCGCCAGCAACGGGACCTGCGGGTGCCCGTGGCGCGCAAGCTCGAGCGGTTGCGAGCGCTCTTCACCTGGCTCCGGGACGACTACGACGTGGTGACCCTGCGGGACGCGGCTTCCCAGCTCGCGTCCACCGTGTAG
- a CDS encoding serine/threonine-protein kinase produces the protein MRDEEAPRTSGDSGIPSMDVDGPTVVRAPSASLLGNAQPAAAHTAAPRPRVVPGQNLAGRYTVLHALGRGAMGEVVSAYDSRLDRRVALKLLRSEADTGHSMEDLATRMVREAQAMARLSHPNVVAVYDVGTLEDGDIFIAMEMVEGQTLRKWTEQTPRSWRDILRVYVAAGHGLAAAHEAGLVHRDFKPENVLVGRDGRARVMDFGLARAESSPALELPDELTLPMGALDSPLTMKGTLLGTPRYMAPELLRAGAADARSDVFAFCVALHEALYREHPFAGATQAESIQNQREGRVRPPPAGADVPAWVERSLLRGLQADPTLRPASMRELVNALEKDPETRRRMRKRGWLLAALVGSLVALAISGPASAPRKEAACTNLERRLLGTWDANMRARMERAFLDTHLPYARDTFTQVAAQLDAYASTWVRLSTESCRASQDPEPAAQELVVRGAYCLERRRGQLRTLTELYARGPTPDRLAKAVQAVQSLSPLEDCADAKALTSTVPPPGDPTVRVQVEALQTRMDQLEALRLAGGYADALASGQEWLRQVEKVDYPPLKAQALHQVALLRESAGDYAGAEDLVRQAIPLAARSKDLRLVAKAWTLLVRQVGWRQARYPEAAGMMLALESAVECADDDATRAEALNTEAITYQNMGWYEDALRLHTRALELRQKVLGPEHALVAASINNLGTVLSAMGKFEEARVWFERALQLRRKTQGPSHPQVALSYSNLGATLLEQGRYDEARDMHEHALAIRKKALGENHPDVASSLNNLGLALGALGRHEEALSLQGQALAVRLKTLGKDHPDVANSHISLGVALRDVGRHAEARTRFESALAIMEKALGKEHPDLADPLDELGKLLREMGRPDEARAQYLHALALQEKALGAEHPLVAISLHGLGNSLRDLGRPDEARAAYARALAVREKALGPEHPLVAKSLEELARVLVGMKRWKEAIPPLEKALRLAPESHRAELRALLEQARAELATEKARETLLAEPIP, from the coding sequence ATGCGGGATGAGGAGGCGCCGCGCACCAGCGGAGACTCGGGCATACCCTCCATGGACGTCGACGGCCCCACCGTCGTGCGAGCGCCCTCGGCCTCCCTGTTGGGCAACGCGCAACCCGCCGCGGCGCACACGGCCGCGCCGCGCCCGCGCGTGGTGCCGGGACAGAACCTGGCGGGCCGCTACACCGTGCTCCACGCGCTCGGCCGGGGCGCCATGGGCGAGGTGGTGTCCGCCTACGACTCGCGCCTGGACCGGCGCGTGGCCCTCAAGCTGCTGCGCAGCGAGGCGGACACCGGCCACTCCATGGAGGACCTGGCCACGCGCATGGTGCGCGAGGCCCAGGCCATGGCGCGCCTGTCCCATCCCAACGTGGTGGCCGTCTACGACGTCGGCACGCTCGAGGACGGCGACATCTTCATCGCCATGGAGATGGTGGAGGGGCAGACGCTGCGCAAGTGGACCGAGCAGACGCCCCGCTCCTGGCGCGACATCCTGAGGGTGTACGTGGCCGCGGGGCATGGGCTCGCGGCCGCGCACGAGGCGGGGCTCGTCCACCGGGACTTCAAACCCGAGAACGTCCTGGTGGGCCGGGACGGGCGGGCGCGGGTGATGGACTTCGGCCTGGCGCGCGCGGAGTCCTCCCCGGCGCTGGAGTTGCCCGACGAGCTGACCCTGCCGATGGGTGCCCTGGACAGCCCCCTCACCATGAAGGGCACGCTGCTGGGCACGCCCCGCTACATGGCCCCCGAGCTGCTGCGCGCGGGAGCCGCCGACGCGCGCAGTGACGTGTTCGCCTTCTGCGTGGCGCTCCACGAGGCCCTCTACCGCGAGCACCCCTTCGCGGGCGCCACCCAGGCCGAGTCCATCCAGAACCAGCGCGAGGGCCGCGTGCGGCCGCCACCGGCGGGCGCGGACGTCCCCGCGTGGGTGGAGCGCTCGCTGCTGCGCGGACTCCAGGCGGACCCCACCCTTCGCCCCGCCTCCATGCGCGAGCTGGTCAACGCGCTGGAGAAGGACCCCGAGACCCGGCGCCGGATGCGCAAGCGGGGATGGCTGCTGGCCGCCCTGGTGGGCTCCCTGGTGGCCCTGGCGATCTCCGGCCCGGCCTCCGCTCCGCGGAAGGAAGCGGCGTGCACGAACCTGGAGCGCCGCCTGCTCGGCACCTGGGACGCGAACATGCGGGCGCGGATGGAGCGGGCCTTCCTGGACACCCACCTGCCCTATGCGCGGGACACCTTCACCCAGGTGGCCGCGCAGCTCGACGCCTACGCGAGCACCTGGGTCCGGCTGAGCACCGAGTCCTGCCGGGCCAGTCAGGATCCCGAGCCAGCCGCCCAGGAGCTGGTGGTGCGCGGGGCCTACTGCCTGGAGCGGCGGCGCGGCCAGTTGCGCACCCTCACGGAGCTGTACGCACGCGGCCCCACACCGGACAGGCTGGCCAAGGCCGTGCAGGCCGTGCAGTCACTGTCCCCCCTGGAGGACTGCGCGGATGCCAAGGCGCTGACGTCGACGGTGCCTCCGCCAGGGGATCCCACCGTGCGCGTCCAGGTGGAGGCCCTGCAGACACGCATGGATCAACTGGAGGCGCTGCGGCTCGCGGGAGGCTACGCGGACGCGCTCGCGTCGGGACAGGAGTGGCTGCGTCAGGTGGAGAAGGTGGACTACCCGCCCCTGAAGGCCCAGGCGCTCCATCAGGTCGCGCTCCTGAGGGAATCCGCCGGGGACTACGCCGGAGCCGAGGACCTGGTGCGCCAGGCCATTCCCCTCGCCGCGAGGAGCAAGGATCTGCGGCTGGTCGCCAAGGCGTGGACCCTGCTCGTGCGCCAGGTGGGCTGGAGGCAGGCACGCTATCCGGAAGCGGCCGGGATGATGCTGGCGTTGGAGTCGGCCGTGGAATGCGCGGACGATGACGCGACACGCGCGGAAGCGCTCAACACCGAGGCCATCACCTACCAGAACATGGGCTGGTACGAGGATGCCCTGCGGCTGCACACGCGCGCCCTCGAGTTGAGGCAGAAGGTCCTCGGGCCGGAGCACGCCCTGGTGGCGGCGTCGATCAACAACCTGGGCACCGTGCTCTCGGCGATGGGCAAGTTCGAGGAGGCCCGCGTCTGGTTCGAGCGCGCGTTGCAGCTGCGGCGCAAGACCCAGGGGCCCTCGCACCCGCAGGTGGCGCTGTCCTACAGCAACCTGGGCGCGACCCTCCTGGAGCAGGGCCGGTACGACGAGGCCCGGGACATGCACGAACACGCCCTGGCCATCCGCAAGAAGGCACTGGGGGAGAACCACCCGGATGTCGCCAGCTCGCTCAACAACCTGGGATTGGCGCTCGGCGCGTTGGGGCGGCACGAGGAAGCGCTCTCGCTACAGGGACAGGCGCTGGCGGTCCGGTTGAAGACGTTGGGGAAGGACCATCCGGACGTGGCCAACTCCCATATCAGTCTGGGCGTGGCGCTTCGGGACGTGGGCCGCCACGCCGAGGCGCGCACGCGCTTCGAGAGCGCGCTGGCCATCATGGAAAAGGCGCTGGGCAAGGAGCACCCGGACCTGGCCGATCCGTTGGATGAACTGGGGAAGCTGCTGCGGGAGATGGGCCGGCCCGACGAGGCACGTGCCCAGTACCTGCACGCGCTGGCCCTCCAGGAGAAGGCGCTCGGAGCCGAGCATCCCCTCGTGGCGATATCGCTGCACGGACTGGGCAACTCGCTGAGGGACCTCGGCCGTCCGGACGAGGCGCGAGCCGCCTACGCGCGGGCACTGGCCGTGAGGGAGAAAGCGCTCGGACCCGAGCATCCCCTCGTGGCGAAGTCCCTCGAGGAGCTGGCCCGGGTCCTGGTGGGCATGAAGCGGTGGAAGGAGGCCATTCCTCCCTTGGAGAAGGCGCTGCGCCTGGCGCCAGAATCCCACCGCGCCGAACTGCGCGCCCTGCTGGAGCAGGCCCGCGCGGAACTCGCCACGGAGAAGGCCCGGGAAACGCTCCTGGCCGAGCCCATCCCCTGA
- a CDS encoding DUF4142 domain-containing protein, with product MTMRRTLWGVGLLAALGMGAGCAHSDARHARSQGEKVGEAFAEKVRFADQLALFDQKQIALGQLALERSSNPEVRRFAQVLIRDHQNHLADLQTLADSKAFSLALVDLSTRDTATGGAGYEGAIEGAEKGDKSYDKKTDKQVNKFLERRDELASLSGREFDKEFLEQIEDDQEDGRDLVNEGLNRYRDDTSLALLLSRTGPVLQGHEFQINSLQGFIGD from the coding sequence ATGACGATGCGGCGAACGCTGTGGGGCGTGGGCTTGTTGGCGGCGCTGGGAATGGGCGCGGGGTGCGCGCATAGCGACGCCCGGCACGCGCGCAGCCAGGGGGAGAAGGTCGGCGAGGCCTTCGCGGAAAAGGTCCGCTTCGCGGATCAACTCGCGCTCTTCGACCAGAAGCAGATCGCCCTGGGGCAGCTCGCCCTGGAGCGCTCGAGCAACCCCGAGGTGCGCCGCTTCGCCCAGGTGCTCATCCGCGACCACCAGAACCACCTGGCCGACCTCCAGACGCTGGCGGACTCCAAGGCCTTCTCGCTCGCCCTGGTGGACCTGTCCACGAGGGACACGGCCACGGGTGGCGCGGGCTACGAGGGCGCCATCGAGGGCGCGGAGAAGGGCGACAAGTCCTACGACAAGAAGACCGACAAGCAGGTGAACAAGTTCCTCGAGCGCCGGGATGAACTGGCGAGCCTGAGCGGCCGCGAGTTCGACAAGGAGTTCCTGGAACAGATCGAGGATGACCAGGAGGACGGGCGAGACCTCGTCAATGAGGGGCTGAATCGCTACCGCGATGACACGTCGCTCGCCCTGCTGCTCAGCCGCACGGGGCCGGTGCTCCAGGGCCACGAGTTCCAGATCAACTCGCTCCAGGGCTTCATCGGCGACTGA
- a CDS encoding lysophospholipid acyltransferase family protein has protein sequence MFEQLGDKVKQGLREWTERMVGPERKQRLEALAHGEHEYGVDPFGFNLDYSLSALAPLVWLYRNYHRVETSGIENVPSGRVLLVANHSGQLPMDGAMIGIALLMEANPPRHARSMVEKWVPTLPYVSTFMARVGQIVGTPENCRRLLESEEAILVFPEGTRGLGKLWPQRYQLQEFGLGFMRLALETNTPIVPVAVVGAEEQAPALMDVKPLAKLLGFPSFPVTVTGLPLPLPTKYRIYFGEPLHFTGRPDDEDTELDKKVRTVKSAIQGMLNQGLKERQGVFW, from the coding sequence ATGTTCGAGCAGCTCGGCGACAAGGTGAAGCAGGGGCTCCGGGAATGGACGGAGCGCATGGTGGGCCCGGAGCGCAAGCAGCGCCTGGAGGCGCTGGCCCACGGCGAGCACGAGTACGGAGTGGATCCGTTCGGGTTCAACCTGGACTACAGCCTGTCGGCGCTCGCACCCCTGGTGTGGCTCTACCGCAACTATCACCGGGTGGAGACGTCCGGCATCGAGAACGTGCCCTCGGGGCGCGTGCTCCTCGTGGCCAACCACTCGGGTCAGCTTCCCATGGACGGCGCCATGATTGGCATCGCCCTGTTGATGGAGGCCAACCCGCCCCGCCATGCGCGCAGCATGGTGGAGAAGTGGGTGCCCACGCTGCCCTATGTCTCCACCTTCATGGCGCGGGTGGGGCAGATCGTGGGCACGCCGGAAAACTGCCGCCGCCTGCTGGAGTCGGAGGAGGCCATCCTCGTCTTCCCCGAGGGCACGCGGGGCCTGGGCAAGCTGTGGCCCCAGCGCTACCAGTTGCAGGAGTTCGGCCTGGGCTTCATGCGCCTGGCGCTGGAGACGAACACCCCCATCGTCCCCGTGGCCGTGGTGGGCGCCGAGGAGCAGGCTCCCGCGCTCATGGACGTCAAACCCCTGGCGAAGCTGCTGGGCTTTCCCTCGTTTCCCGTCACCGTCACCGGCCTGCCCCTGCCCCTGCCCACCAAGTACCGCATCTACTTCGGGGAGCCGCTGCACTTCACCGGCCGTCCGGACGACGAGGACACCGAGCTGGACAAGAAGGTGCGCACCGTGAAGTCCGCCATCCAAGGCATGCTCAACCAGGGCCTCAAGGAGCGTCAGGGCGTTTTCTGGTAG
- a CDS encoding SDR family oxidoreductase, with protein sequence MNQDPSKRPAVVVTGISGNLGRTLAKLLHKHERIIGIDRRPFAGRPKDVEMYEMDLRKKKAEDVFRKNDIRAVIHMGIMHDPRMSEEEHHSFNVVGTTRLLEYCAKYGVQKVVVLSSANVYGPSPDNSNFLTEDAPLMAASRFSGVRDLIEVDMLAHSFFWKHPHIQTVILRPVHIVGPTIKNAPSNYLRLRYPWVMAGFDPMVQLIHVEDVARAMVEAALRPEPKGVYNVVGPGEVPLSAIHGELGHSPVPVPHPVARPLLGLLFKYRLANFPPPELDHIQFLCNVDGSRWRKDVAWQPRHSMRDTIRSVIGD encoded by the coding sequence ATGAATCAGGATCCTTCCAAGAGACCAGCCGTCGTCGTCACCGGCATCAGCGGCAACCTGGGGCGGACACTCGCCAAGCTGCTGCACAAGCACGAGCGCATCATCGGCATCGACCGGCGCCCCTTCGCGGGCCGGCCCAAGGATGTCGAGATGTACGAGATGGACCTGCGCAAGAAGAAGGCGGAGGACGTCTTCCGCAAGAACGACATCCGCGCGGTCATCCACATGGGCATCATGCATGATCCGCGCATGAGCGAGGAGGAGCACCACTCCTTCAACGTGGTGGGCACCACGCGCCTGCTCGAGTACTGCGCCAAGTACGGCGTCCAGAAGGTCGTGGTGCTGTCCTCGGCCAACGTCTACGGCCCCAGCCCGGACAACTCCAACTTCCTCACCGAGGACGCGCCGCTCATGGCGGCCAGCCGTTTCTCGGGCGTGCGCGACCTCATCGAGGTGGACATGCTCGCGCACAGCTTCTTCTGGAAGCACCCCCACATCCAGACGGTCATCCTGCGGCCGGTGCACATCGTGGGCCCCACCATCAAGAACGCGCCGAGCAACTACCTGCGGTTGCGCTACCCCTGGGTGATGGCGGGGTTCGATCCCATGGTGCAGCTCATCCATGTGGAGGACGTGGCGCGCGCCATGGTGGAGGCGGCCCTGCGCCCCGAGCCCAAGGGCGTCTACAACGTGGTGGGCCCTGGCGAGGTGCCCCTGTCCGCCATCCACGGAGAGCTCGGGCACAGCCCCGTCCCCGTGCCGCACCCGGTGGCCCGCCCGCTCCTGGGCCTGCTCTTCAAGTACCGGCTGGCCAACTTCCCCCCTCCCGAGTTGGACCACATCCAGTTCCTGTGCAACGTGGACGGCTCGCGCTGGCGCAAGGACGTGGCATGGCAGCCCCGGCACTCCATGCGCGACACCATCCGCTCCGTCATCGGGGACTAG
- a CDS encoding tetratricopeptide repeat protein codes for MGKSLVERYEQLLAQDPASSVFVELAKALIAKGEHARVISVCEQGISHHPQSVTGRVLWGKALILMGRPAEAMAQFDQAVSIDKENPHAYNLISEVLLQRGLYRSALPILRKALALQPNDARVRGWMEQAQAALAGGPAPAFDDLNSLETPVSEEAPAEPPAPPSSDAEATASAPVSPDEAAPAPPPAPVGEASAPEETPVESMLSDADVSSVPALEAPGEAGASSADVPEVALPFDDEEAPVVMAASPEDEVVAVEAVSEGGEGNLLADLPPLEASPSEPEAPPAEPEPEPAESADPSRRGLLEGLPEVAVPSTRAAAPAPTPVPRAPAQDVAALAAAYERELRATLMPKDSGAFLSSRAMKVLAAVGVVLVLLGGALVLRVRQGGQALASTLDRTSQLLLKDTVPARQDALMLLSHVVSLEEDNTRGWALTAYAQALRYEETLDAEARTRALAALNHPGVRESYPAAALAADALLADERGRDAAGQALVSAVKLESSEVQGLAGEWLLSRGQTKDALERLTRALKLAPRNTRALVALGDYYRDAEDPVNALRLYSAAAKLVPEHAGARLGMAESRWMLGQDLEQALSELQSLESETALPVVVRERLRLVRGRLMTALGNAREARTLLADSGKGPLVPDFLVARGEAERASGDMAAAQRSFEEALKLAPGRDEAKEGLGRTLLQRDRAREVLSRIDGEARPVALVRAAAYTRLGDWKRARVELAHTRADAGYPAEAIIYLARADAAEGDRARAREALEKTLVAARRDKSRVRTALGMMHWQDKSLDKASALLETAIAEDTRNDEAAFALGQLRIAQGLPDVAVKPLTQAVERNGANGEARELLGRTLLSLGRTAEGLQQFEAWRLDSPESGAAHKGAALALLHSGRAKDAEAASARAVALSAADPEAHRVRADILFALGDTKGGFSALEGANKLDSKSPETFCAIASAFLRQGLVLNADKAFEAARREGPDTPCGQVGAHWVKDSGGRDAATQLRDIAQKASQPWDKAFAQASLARVLLATGAAKEAREAADEAVRLAPYSGRSHVALGAVALKQGDEKTAVQALSRAVELEPVDGLAWLSLADALARQPSENARALQAYETFLKLAAGSPEAGRVKKALPALQRKSGGR; via the coding sequence ATGGGCAAATCGTTGGTGGAGCGGTACGAGCAGCTTCTGGCCCAGGATCCCGCGTCGTCGGTTTTCGTCGAGCTGGCCAAGGCATTGATCGCCAAGGGCGAGCATGCGCGGGTCATCTCCGTGTGCGAGCAGGGCATCTCCCATCACCCCCAGTCGGTGACGGGCCGGGTGCTGTGGGGCAAGGCCCTCATCCTGATGGGCCGCCCGGCGGAGGCGATGGCCCAGTTCGATCAGGCCGTGTCCATCGACAAGGAAAACCCCCACGCCTACAACCTCATCTCCGAGGTGTTGCTGCAACGGGGCCTGTACCGCTCGGCGCTGCCCATCCTGCGCAAGGCGCTCGCCCTGCAGCCGAATGATGCGCGGGTGCGGGGCTGGATGGAGCAGGCCCAGGCCGCGCTCGCGGGCGGCCCCGCGCCCGCCTTCGATGACCTGAACAGTCTGGAGACCCCGGTCTCGGAAGAGGCCCCCGCCGAGCCGCCGGCGCCGCCTTCCTCCGATGCGGAGGCCACCGCCTCCGCGCCGGTCTCGCCGGACGAGGCCGCCCCGGCCCCGCCGCCCGCTCCGGTGGGGGAGGCCTCCGCGCCGGAGGAAACTCCCGTGGAGTCGATGCTCTCGGACGCGGACGTGTCCTCCGTGCCGGCGCTGGAAGCCCCGGGTGAGGCGGGGGCTTCCTCCGCGGACGTCCCCGAGGTGGCGCTGCCCTTCGATGACGAAGAGGCCCCGGTCGTCATGGCCGCCTCCCCCGAGGACGAGGTCGTCGCCGTGGAGGCCGTCTCCGAGGGGGGAGAAGGCAACCTGCTCGCGGATCTTCCTCCCCTGGAGGCCTCGCCATCCGAGCCCGAGGCGCCTCCCGCCGAGCCCGAGCCCGAGCCCGCCGAGTCGGCGGACCCCTCGCGGCGGGGATTGTTGGAGGGGCTGCCCGAGGTCGCGGTGCCCTCCACCCGAGCGGCCGCGCCCGCCCCCACGCCCGTGCCCCGGGCGCCGGCCCAGGACGTGGCGGCCCTGGCCGCGGCCTACGAGCGCGAGCTGCGCGCCACGCTCATGCCCAAGGACTCGGGGGCGTTCCTCTCCAGCCGCGCGATGAAGGTCCTCGCGGCGGTGGGCGTGGTGCTGGTGCTGCTCGGCGGGGCGCTCGTCCTCCGCGTCCGGCAGGGGGGCCAGGCCCTGGCCTCCACGCTGGATCGCACCTCCCAGCTGTTGCTCAAGGACACGGTGCCCGCCCGTCAGGACGCGCTCATGCTGCTGTCCCACGTGGTGTCGCTGGAAGAGGACAACACCCGGGGTTGGGCCCTGACCGCCTATGCCCAGGCCTTGCGCTATGAAGAGACCTTGGACGCCGAGGCCCGCACGCGCGCGCTCGCCGCGTTGAACCACCCCGGCGTGCGCGAGTCCTACCCGGCCGCTGCCCTGGCCGCGGACGCGCTGCTGGCGGATGAGCGGGGACGGGACGCCGCGGGCCAGGCGCTCGTGAGCGCCGTCAAGTTGGAGAGTTCCGAGGTGCAGGGGCTCGCGGGCGAGTGGCTGCTGTCGCGCGGCCAGACGAAGGACGCCCTGGAGCGCCTCACGCGGGCCCTCAAGCTGGCGCCTCGCAACACGCGGGCCCTGGTGGCGCTGGGTGACTACTACCGGGACGCGGAGGATCCGGTGAACGCCCTGCGTCTGTACTCGGCCGCCGCGAAGCTCGTTCCCGAGCACGCCGGGGCACGCCTGGGCATGGCGGAGAGCCGGTGGATGCTGGGCCAGGACCTGGAGCAGGCCCTCTCGGAGCTCCAGTCGCTCGAGTCGGAGACGGCGTTGCCCGTGGTGGTGCGCGAGCGTCTGCGGCTGGTGCGAGGCCGGTTGATGACCGCGCTCGGCAACGCCCGGGAGGCGCGGACGCTGCTCGCGGACAGTGGCAAGGGTCCCCTGGTCCCCGACTTCCTCGTCGCGCGGGGAGAGGCGGAGCGCGCCTCCGGTGACATGGCCGCCGCGCAGCGCTCCTTCGAGGAGGCCTTGAAGCTCGCTCCAGGCCGCGACGAGGCCAAGGAAGGTCTCGGCCGGACGTTGCTCCAGCGGGATCGCGCGCGCGAGGTGCTGTCGCGGATCGACGGTGAGGCGCGGCCCGTGGCGCTGGTGCGGGCCGCGGCCTACACGCGGCTGGGGGATTGGAAGCGCGCCCGCGTGGAACTGGCCCACACGCGCGCGGACGCGGGCTACCCCGCCGAGGCCATCATCTACCTGGCGCGAGCGGATGCCGCCGAAGGGGATCGTGCCCGGGCGCGGGAGGCCCTGGAGAAGACGCTCGTGGCGGCCCGGCGTGACAAGAGCCGGGTTCGGACGGCGCTGGGCATGATGCACTGGCAGGACAAGTCCCTCGACAAGGCGAGCGCGCTGTTGGAGACGGCCATCGCGGAGGACACCCGCAACGACGAGGCCGCTTTCGCGCTGGGTCAACTGCGCATCGCCCAGGGCCTGCCGGACGTGGCGGTGAAGCCGCTGACGCAGGCGGTGGAGCGCAATGGCGCCAATGGCGAGGCGCGCGAGCTGCTGGGCCGGACGCTGCTGTCCCTGGGCCGGACCGCCGAGGGGCTCCAGCAGTTCGAGGCGTGGCGGCTCGACAGCCCCGAGTCCGGCGCCGCCCACAAGGGCGCCGCGCTGGCGCTCCTTCACTCCGGACGCGCGAAGGACGCCGAGGCGGCCTCCGCGCGCGCGGTGGCGCTGTCGGCGGCGGATCCCGAGGCCCACCGCGTGCGCGCGGACATCCTCTTCGCCCTGGGCGACACGAAGGGTGGCTTCTCCGCGCTGGAGGGCGCCAACAAGCTGGACAGCAAGTCGCCGGAGACCTTCTGCGCCATCGCCTCCGCCTTCCTGCGCCAGGGCCTGGTGCTCAACGCGGACAAGGCCTTCGAGGCGGCGCGGCGCGAGGGGCCGGACACCCCCTGCGGCCAGGTGGGCGCGCATTGGGTGAAGGACTCGGGCGGACGCGACGCGGCGACCCAGCTGCGCGACATCGCCCAGAAGGCCTCCCAGCCCTGGGACAAGGCCTTCGCCCAGGCGTCGCTGGCCCGGGTGCTGCTCGCCACCGGCGCGGCGAAGGAGGCGCGCGAGGCCGCGGACGAGGCGGTGCGGTTGGCGCCCTATTCCGGACGTTCCCACGTCGCCCTGGGCGCGGTGGCGCTCAAGCAGGGCGACGAGAAGACGGCCGTTCAGGCCCTCTCGCGCGCCGTGGAACTGGAGCCCGTGGACGGGTTGGCCTGGTTGTCCCTCGCGGACGCGCTCGCCCGTCAGCCCTCGGAGAACGCCCGCGCCCTCCAGGCCTATGAGACCTTCCTCAAGCTCGCGGCGGGCTCGCCCGAGGCGGGCCGGGTGAAGAAGGCGCTTCCCGCGCTCCAGCGCAAGTCGGGAGGCCGGTAG